The nucleotide window GTAGAAGGCGTTGAACGTCTCCGCGAACGTGCGGGTGTAGGCGGCGATCACGTGCGGGCGACGGCGCTCGGCGGCGGTCTCGACGCGTTCGGGGAAGCGTGCGATCGTGCGAACGAGATCGATGGCCGCGGGATCGTCGAGTGCGCTCGCCGAGATTGCGTCCGGGTCGGGCACCGCCTCGACCGCGTCGAGAATACCACAGCAACGCGCGTGGACGTACTGGACGTAGGGGGCGGACTGGGCCTCGAAGTCGAGTGCGCGCTCCCACTCGAAGGTGATCCCCTTCGTGGGTTGGGTGGCGACGACGTCGAACCGGACCGCGCCGATGCCGACCTGGTGGGCGATCCGATCGAGGTCCGCTTCGTCCAGATCGTCGTCACGAAGCCGGTCGGCCAGGCGATCCTCGACTTCCGCGCGGGCGCGCTCGATCGACTCGTCGAGCAGGTCGTCCAGATCGACGCCCGTCCCCTCGCGCGTGCTCATCCCGCCCTCGGGCAGGTTCACCCACGAGTAGAAGACCTGATCCAGGCGATCGGTGTCCTGGCCGAGCAGGTCGAGCGCCGCGGTGATCTGCTCGGCCTGGAGTTTGTGGTCCTCACCGAGCACCGTCACCGCGCGGTCGAAGTTCGCGAGTTTCCACTCGTGGTGAGCCAGATCGCGCGTCGAATAGAGTGAGGTGCCGTCCGAGCGGACGAAGACCAGGTTCTTCTCGATGTCGGGGAAATCGAGTTGCCAGGCGCCCTCCTCGTGGACCGAATACTCACTGTCGCGCAACCGGTCGATCACGTCGTCGGTCGAGCCGTCGCGCATGAACTGGGTCTCTTTGACGAACCGATCGAACGTGACGGGGAGACGCTCCAGCGTGTCGGTCATGCCCTCCAAAACGGTGTCGACGACGCGTTCGACGCGCTCGTAGGTGGCGTCGTCGCCGGATTCCAGCCCCTGGAGGATCGCCTCGATCTCGTCTTCGGCGGCCGCCTGGGCCTCGGGATCGGCCGATTCGAGAAAGTCGTTCCCGGCCCGGTAGTACCGGACCATGTCGTACTCGGGACTCTCCCGCTCGGGATCGGGCAGGTCTGACTCGTCGAAGCGATCGAACGCCCAGGTGAACAGCGCGATCTGGCGGCCCGCATCGTTGACGTAGTAGTTGGTCTCGACGTCGTGGCCCGCCGCCGAGAGGACCCTCGCGAGCGCGTCGCCCAAAATCGGGTTCCGGGCGCGGCCGACGTGGACCGGGCCCGTCGGGTTCGCACTCGTGTGTTCGACGACGACGGACTCGTCGGTCGCCGGAAGCGTCCCGTAGTCGTCGTCGCGGGCGGCCGCGACGGTCGCCGCGTCGTAGGCCGGCGCGGGGACGGCGTTGACGTACGGGCCCTGGCTGGTGACCCGGCCGAGATACTCGTACTCGTCGGGAGCGGTCGCGTCGGCGATCTCGCTCGCGACCTGTGGCGGTGGCGCACCCGCCGATTCGGCCAGCCGATAGGCCACGCTCGACGCGACCTCGGCCGCGACGCCCTCCGGGGGGTGTTCGATGCCCGGATCGTCGACGTCGTAGCCCAGTCCGTCGAGCGCCGTCGATATCGCCTCGGTGAACTCCGCACGCAACGACCTGTACATGGCCGCGCGTTCAGGACGCGCGGGCATAGGGGTGACGAACCGGGGCCCCGCGAGAGGTCAACTCGACACTACCGGCGCTCTCCGGCAATGATACTCACGAAAGAAATAGCATCAGGCCAGCGGTGGCGGCATCTCGACGCTCGACTCCCGCTCGACGTTAGCCGGGTCCGCGCCGTCCTCGATGGCCGAGAGCGCGTCGTCGACGGTGAACCGCTCGTCGCCTTCACTCACCGGATAGACCCCGACGATCCGATCGCCCTCGCGAACCAGTAGTCCGACGACCGGGAGATAGAGCAGCGGTCGCCCACCGGTATCTTCGGACCGACGGAACGCCGGCGACAACGACAGGTCAGTACCCTCGACGGCATCGACGATGTCCTCGACCACTTCGGCGCGGTCGTCGACCGCGCCCGGGGGGACGTCTCCCGGATGGAGCACACACTTCCCCCAGCGTCGGACCCGCATACCGTCGATCCGATCGCGGTGTTTCAGACGCCGCACGCGATCGAGAACGGCACTTTGGCGGGCCGCGACGACGCCCTGAACGTCTGTCCGGAGGCAAACCTCGACCGTTCGACCAGGGGACTGGTGGGAATCTGTCACGGTTGTTCCCCTATCTACTCGGATTGGGGTCAAAAGCCTTGTCGCGTCACTGTTAGCACGTCACACGGCACGGCGGATCGCGATATCGGCCCGAGAGGCGATCGGAACATCCCTCAATAGCGGGGGCCAGCGCGGTGCTTTTCACCCTCGGTTCGCAACGGCAGGTATGACGCCACAGGGAGCCACCGACACGATCGAACACCTCGCGGTCCAGACCTGTGGCTGGACCGATTCCTCGCTGCAGTGTGAGGGCGCCTGTTACAAAAATGGCTTCTACGGCATCGCGAGTCACCGCTGTGTCCAGATGACGCCCGTCCAGACCTGCAACGAGCGGTGCGTGTTCTGCTGGCGGGACCACGCCGATCACAGCGTGCCCGAGGATCGAATCTGGGCCGGCCCCGAAGATGTTGCCGAGGAATCGATCGAGCGCCATCGTCGGCTGGTCTCGGGGTACGGCGGGAACGAAGACGTGCCCCGCGAGCGGTTCGATCAGTCACGCGACCCTCGTCACGTCGCGATCAGCCTCGACGGTGAGCCGACGCTGTACCCGCACCTGCCGGGGCTGATCGAGGCCTACCGGGATCGGGGGCTCTCGACGTTTCTGGTGACCAACGGGACGCGGCCACAGCGTCTGGCCGACTGTTCGCCCACACAGCTGTACTGTTCGGTCGACGCGCCCGATCGGGAGACGTTCCAGGCGGTCGTCCAGCCGATGGTGAGCGACGCGTGGGACCGCCTGGGCGAGAGTCTCGACGTGATGGCGTCGAAAGACCGACCGCGCACGGCGATTCGGATCACGCTGGTCGCGGGGCACAACGACCACGACCCCGCGGGCTACGCGCGCCTGATCGAGCGGGCGGCCGCGGACGTCGTCGAGGTGAAAGCCTACATGCACGTCGGCCACTCCAGAGACCGCCTGGCCCGCGAGCGCATGCCCGATCACGAGGCAGTGTGTGCGTTTGCCGACCGAATCGCGGCCCACCTCGACCACGACCGCCGCGCGGACGTGGCGGCCTCCCGGGTCGCCTTGCTCGCCCGATCGGACCCACCGCTGGAGACGCCGGTCCCCACGGCGGACTGAGCCTCGATCCCAGGAGGGCGGGCCGCCGGAACCGACCCCTCATTCGAGACCAACACGAACGTTCGTCGGAGACGGACGAGCCCACACATCAATGCTTATACGCGCGCAGTCCCAGATTTTTGACGATGAGTGACTCCGAGGGGGATGAGGAGGAAGGAATCGAGGACCTTCCGCCGAGTGCGAAACTCGTGTACAAGGTTCTCGAATACAACGGGCCACTCACCCAGAAGGGGATCGTCCAGGAGTCGATGCTGTCGGCCCGAACCGTTCGGTACGCGCTCGAACGTCTGGAAGACGCCGACGTCGTCGAAGAGGACATCTACTTCGCTGACGCCCGTCAGAACATCTACGAACTCACCGTCGAAGACACCGAGGAGACCGACACCGCCGTCTCGGGCTGAGGGGCCATCACGCCGTGACCGCCGGTCTTTCGAACGCCTTTTGGGACCTCCTCGCAGATGGTGAGCCATGTCGAGTGAGGACGCCGACGCTGACGACGCCGAGGCCCACGTGCGTGGCGTCTCGGTCACCACCGTCGCGACGTTGAGTGGGCTCGCGGGCGGTATCGTCGCCGATCTCGTCGCCACCGGGGCCAAAGATCCGACGGGCGTCGCGACGCTGTTCGCCGCCATTCTCGTGCAGGTCCCGATCCTGCGGGTGATGGGCTATCAGATCGAGACGTTCGACACGAAAGACTACCTCTACATCGGATTTATGACGTTCGCGCTCTGGTTTCTCTCCTGGAGCATCCTGCTCACCGCGAGTCTGTAACCATGGCCGACGACAGCATCGCCGTCGTGGATCTGGATCGCTGCCAGCCCGATCGGTGTAACTACGAGTGTGTCAAAGACTGCCCGCCGAATCGCACGGGCAAAGAGTGTATCGTCCGTCGCGAAGAGGCCTACGCCGACCGGTCGGATCGCGAAGAGGGCGATTACGCGGGCGATCCCGACCAGGTGTGGATCTCCGAGGAGATCTGTCTGGGCGAGACCTGTGGGATCTGCGTCGATCGCTGTCCGTTCGACGCGATTCAGATCGTCAACCTCCCCCAGGAACTCGACGAAGCGCCGATTCACCGCTACGGCGAGAACTCCTTTGCGCTGTATGGCCTGCCCGCCCCGCGCGATGGCCAGGTGACGGGCATCCTCGGCCCGAACGGCATCGGGAAAACGACCGCGGTGCGGATCCTCGCCGACGAACTCCAGCCGAACCTCGGCCAGATCGGTGATCCGCCCGCGTGGGACGCCATCCTCGACGAGCACCGCGGGACGGCGCTTCAGCCGTACCTCGAAGCGATCGACGACGAGGATGTCTCGGTCGCGCGCAAGCCACAGTACGTCGACAAACTGCCCGATCGCTACGGCGGGCGCACACGTGACCTCCTCGAACGCGCGGACGAGCGCGGCGTCGTCGACGAACTCGCGAGGCGTGTCGGGATCGCACCCGTGCTCGATCAGGACCTCGACACCCTCTCGGGCGGGGAACTCCAGCGTGTCGCACTGATCGCCACGCTCGCCCGCGACGCCGACTTCTACTTTCTGGACGAGATCACGCCGTATCTCGACATCGGCCAGCGGATGACCGCCGCGCGACTCGTCCGGGAACTCGCGGAGTCGGGCGATCGGTCGATGCTCGTCGTCGAGCACGACCTCGCCATCCTGGATCTGCTCGCCGACGGGATCCATCTGGCCTACGGGCAGCCGGGCGTGTTCGGTGTGATCACGCCGCCGAAATCGACCAAACAGGGGATCAACGAGTACCTCGCGGGCTATCTCGAATCGGAGAACGTCCGCGTGCGGGACTCCGAGATCACCTTCGAGACCCACGCGCCCCGGACGCTCACGGGCGGCAAGCCCGTCGTCGAGTACCCCGCCCTGGAGAAATCCTACGGCGAAGGCGAGTTCGGCCTCTCGGTGGAAGCCGGAACGATCCACGAGGGCGAAGTGCTGGGCGTCGTCGGGCCGAACGGCATCGGGAAATCCACGTTCGCGCAGTTGCTCGCGGGCCGACTCGCGCCCGATGCGGGGAGCCTCGACGCCAGCCTCGACATTAGCTACAAGCCCCAGTACGTCGAGATCGACCGCCAGATGCGCGTCGAGACGTTCCTCCGGACGATCACCGACGACGTCGGGAGTTCCTACTGGACGACCGAAATCGCCCAGCCGCTCCAGCTCGATCCCATCATGGATCAGCAGCTCCCCGATCTGTCGGGGGGCGAGCGCCAGCGCGTCGCGATCGCGGCGTGTCTCTCCGACGACGCCGATCTGTACCTGCTCGACGAACCCTCCGCGCACCTCGACGTCGAACAGCGGGTGCGGACGACGACGGCGATCCGCCGGTACGCCGAGAACCACGACGCGACCGCGCTCGTCATCGACCACGACATCTACATGGTCGATCTGTTGAGCGATCGCCTGCTCGTCTTCGACGGCGAACCCGCCGAGCACGGCCACGCCAGCCAGCCCCAGCCGATGCGCGAGGGGATGAACGACTTTTTGGCGAACCTCGACGTGACCTTCCGGCGGGACGAACGCGTCGGTCGCCCACGGATCAACAAGCCCGGTAGTCAACTCGACCGCGAGCAAAAACAGTCCGGCGAGTATTATTACAGCGAGTAAGACATCGCCTCGCGCTATTTACCGGTTCACTTCTCGACGACGTCCCAGATCAGCACCGTCAAGAAGATACAAACGACGCCTCCGAAAACCAGCCAGAAGATCCAATTGCTCGGATCAACAGCTATGTGAACTATAGCCACACCGATTCCGGGGAATAAATAAGCCAGCAGCGTTCGGCGGTGGGTTTGGGATCGATTTCCGGAGGAAACCCAGTGGAGTCGTTGGGCCAAGACAGCGCTAATCGCTGCGATAGAAAACCCAATCGCAACGCTCAACGGGAGGATGAGTTCCCGAAGTGGTTGTCCGGCGAAGAGTCCACTGGCAACGCCGACCGCGCTCGGGAACGCTACCAGTAGTGCGAACACCACGGACAATATCGTAGCACCATCACGATTCATTATACAGGTGTTTTCTCCATATTGGATTCAATCTATTGAAGATGTATATCGGTGCCGTTCAGATTTCCCGCTGGTGTAGTCGAGAATAATCGCACCTGTTGTATCCTATTACGGTTCCTGAGGGTGGACAATCCCAGAGTACGTTGGTGCCTTCATGTCACAACTAGCACACACCGGGAGCGGTGGTCCATCAACGATCTGGATCTTCACCCCACAACCATCATTTGTATACCATATCCACGTCCAATATGCCGCTACTGTCACCTTCTCCGCCCTGAAGGGCGGAGCTTGTCGGTGGACTCCCGTTCTGGCCGATTCTACTCGGCAGGCGAATACTCGCCGTTCACGTTCAATGTCCCCGACTTCAGGGCGAGGTGACGTGTCGCCCCTCCGTGCGGAGACTTTTGCCCCGCACGGAGCATCTTGAACCCGATATTCTTCGCCGCGTTGTAGTCTGCGTTGACCTCGTAGCCACACTTCTGACAGCAAAATTTCGCCTGTGACGGACGATTCTCCCGCAGCGTCGTCCCGCACTTCGAACAGCGCTGGCTGGTGTACGCTGGGTCGACCTGTGTCGTGTCGATGCCCTCCGCTTCAGCCTTGTACGCCGTGTAGTCGTAGAGCCGGCGGAACGCCCACGCGTGGAACTCCTTCACACCGGGCATCCGGTCGCGAATGTCCGTTAACTCCTCGAACGCTATCCGGTCGCACCCGTGCGCGACGGCTTCTTGGACGAGGGCTTTTGAGAGAC belongs to Halococcoides cellulosivorans and includes:
- a CDS encoding HTH domain-containing protein — encoded protein: MTDSHQSPGRTVEVCLRTDVQGVVAARQSAVLDRVRRLKHRDRIDGMRVRRWGKCVLHPGDVPPGAVDDRAEVVEDIVDAVEGTDLSLSPAFRRSEDTGGRPLLYLPVVGLLVREGDRIVGVYPVSEGDERFTVDDALSAIEDGADPANVERESSVEMPPPLA
- a CDS encoding EMC6-like membrane protein → MSSEDADADDAEAHVRGVSVTTVATLSGLAGGIVADLVATGAKDPTGVATLFAAILVQVPILRVMGYQIETFDTKDYLYIGFMTFALWFLSWSILLTASL
- the argS gene encoding arginine--tRNA ligase: MYRSLRAEFTEAISTALDGLGYDVDDPGIEHPPEGVAAEVASSVAYRLAESAGAPPPQVASEIADATAPDEYEYLGRVTSQGPYVNAVPAPAYDAATVAAARDDDYGTLPATDESVVVEHTSANPTGPVHVGRARNPILGDALARVLSAAGHDVETNYYVNDAGRQIALFTWAFDRFDESDLPDPERESPEYDMVRYYRAGNDFLESADPEAQAAAEDEIEAILQGLESGDDATYERVERVVDTVLEGMTDTLERLPVTFDRFVKETQFMRDGSTDDVIDRLRDSEYSVHEEGAWQLDFPDIEKNLVFVRSDGTSLYSTRDLAHHEWKLANFDRAVTVLGEDHKLQAEQITAALDLLGQDTDRLDQVFYSWVNLPEGGMSTREGTGVDLDDLLDESIERARAEVEDRLADRLRDDDLDEADLDRIAHQVGIGAVRFDVVATQPTKGITFEWERALDFEAQSAPYVQYVHARCCGILDAVEAVPDPDAISASALDDPAAIDLVRTIARFPERVETAAERRRPHVIAAYTRTFAETFNAFYRECPVLDAEGDQRAARIALVAAARQTIANALALLGVPAPESM
- a CDS encoding ribosome biogenesis/translation initiation ATPase RLI, which translates into the protein MADDSIAVVDLDRCQPDRCNYECVKDCPPNRTGKECIVRREEAYADRSDREEGDYAGDPDQVWISEEICLGETCGICVDRCPFDAIQIVNLPQELDEAPIHRYGENSFALYGLPAPRDGQVTGILGPNGIGKTTAVRILADELQPNLGQIGDPPAWDAILDEHRGTALQPYLEAIDDEDVSVARKPQYVDKLPDRYGGRTRDLLERADERGVVDELARRVGIAPVLDQDLDTLSGGELQRVALIATLARDADFYFLDEITPYLDIGQRMTAARLVRELAESGDRSMLVVEHDLAILDLLADGIHLAYGQPGVFGVITPPKSTKQGINEYLAGYLESENVRVRDSEITFETHAPRTLTGGKPVVEYPALEKSYGEGEFGLSVEAGTIHEGEVLGVVGPNGIGKSTFAQLLAGRLAPDAGSLDASLDISYKPQYVEIDRQMRVETFLRTITDDVGSSYWTTEIAQPLQLDPIMDQQLPDLSGGERQRVAIAACLSDDADLYLLDEPSAHLDVEQRVRTTTAIRRYAENHDATALVIDHDIYMVDLLSDRLLVFDGEPAEHGHASQPQPMREGMNDFLANLDVTFRRDERVGRPRINKPGSQLDREQKQSGEYYYSE
- the twy1 gene encoding 4-demethylwyosine synthase TYW1, producing the protein MTPQGATDTIEHLAVQTCGWTDSSLQCEGACYKNGFYGIASHRCVQMTPVQTCNERCVFCWRDHADHSVPEDRIWAGPEDVAEESIERHRRLVSGYGGNEDVPRERFDQSRDPRHVAISLDGEPTLYPHLPGLIEAYRDRGLSTFLVTNGTRPQRLADCSPTQLYCSVDAPDRETFQAVVQPMVSDAWDRLGESLDVMASKDRPRTAIRITLVAGHNDHDPAGYARLIERAAADVVEVKAYMHVGHSRDRLARERMPDHEAVCAFADRIAAHLDHDRRADVAASRVALLARSDPPLETPVPTAD
- a CDS encoding MarR family transcriptional regulator yields the protein MSDSEGDEEEGIEDLPPSAKLVYKVLEYNGPLTQKGIVQESMLSARTVRYALERLEDADVVEEDIYFADARQNIYELTVEDTEETDTAVSG